The sequence GTTTTTATTTATATCCTAGTGCTGTCACATTTATTATGTGTCCTTAatccctttttaaaaactttaaacagttcaaatgttacATTGGGTGTTGTTTCAGCAACATGTTCGGCTGCTAACGTTAACCTATTGCAGCGTAATATTTGCACCGTGATACATGAAAAAAGGCATAATACAAAACTTATTGTCTTAGTATTATCTTTGACATAACTTATTGTACATAGTTTAGTTAATTTGTGTGCAACACTGAGTTATTTGAGAGCATAATGTGCACAAATTTCTATTTTCATGACTGTCAGGCTCTTTTCCTTTAAAGAGGGAACTCTACTAATTACACACATGAAGTTCAGTTTACTTATGAAAAATACTACCATGCTGATTTTTGCCTTTGTGTTTGTATCAATTTAAAGTGTCTTACatgggttgttgttgttattttcgtTCTGCTGCTCCTCCCCGATAGCATCGAAGAGCAGGTTGGTGCTGCTGAACGGGCTGGACGTGTCGTCAGCTGCGACGTGGCCCAGTGAGGGACTGGTGTCACCAGTGGGGGGCGAAGTCTCCAGGCCGTTTGCATCCGGCTGGTTCTGCGGAGCTGGAGTTACAGGCCAAGCAgtaagagagaagaaaaggtaAGTCGAGGACGTTTTCAAGTGCACAAGAGTTAGTGTAAAGATTTTGCGTTGATAAACACGAAGATACAAATTGTTCAGTGTGTGCTGGGTAACGTAGCGTTCAGGTTATTTGCACAGGAAATAACTTAaattcatgttaatgtcatTCATTTTCCCTGAGGCAGTCAAGAAAACATGCATCCGACTTCTGCTTTCCCACAACTTTGTCGTCTTTAATTTTCTATCTGCCCTTTGGTCATCTTGGCTCGTACAACACGCAGTGTAGCCTGTAGTGTAACATACTAAATAGTTCGGAAACTTGTAGTAATCTCTGTGTTTAGCTTGATACAACTGATACAATGTATGTACATGACTCATGTAGGCCGTGATGGATGAAAGATCTGCAAGTGGCTTAATTTAAAACTACCTAAAGGGTTATACTGTAGCAGTATTGACTTTACAGTGGTAAAAATTGAACACCAAAAGCaccaaaaacctttttctgtACCACTCTCTCCATTTGAGATTGCTTCCTCCGACTGTAGAGTTGTGCCGTTGGATACTGGAGGAGGTGAAGGGGCGTTGGTGGTTGCTTCATCTTTAGGGGCTGGTCGatctgaacacaaacaaacgACCAGAGCACACACATCAGGATATGCTAAAACCGGAAATTATCCAGACATTTCTTGGCGTAACTGTATGTAAGAACAGAAATGTCTGAATCAGTCCGATCGGACATCAACGGTCTTTTCACTGCCAACTCCCCGAAGTCTGTGTAATGTCCCACAAAGTGTGAGAATTCACAGCAAGCGAGTGGGTGTGTTGATCACATTTCCATCAGCTCCCACAAacccaaagaaaacaaatttcTGAGGTTAAGGAAGACGGGTGATTTACACGCAGACAGCGGAAAAACTGTCGTTACCGTTGGAAAATATTGATGAAACGGcaaaatttgcaaaaatgtttttacgcTCGCTTGAGTTTCGGCCTTTTTTGACAAAGAGTTAATGTGCAGAATGGGAGATGGAAACAGCTTTgccaaatacattttggaatagtGAAGACGTAACTCACATGACTATAATCCCAAATTCTGTTGGGGGAAGGATCGGGAAATGAGTCCCATCCAGTGCATTGTTCACTTGTGTAAAAAGCTGCGTGGTGGAGTTGCGGTGCGCTGTAGCTTGTGGCTCAGCTACGACGGGCAAACTGACGAATTGGTTCAACAGCTTGAATCATATGGCCCTGCACACCGCTTATACACAGCGGTAAACGGTTGTCTCGCTGAcactgttggagctaaatcctgctccagtCTCAGGTTCAGTCGATTAGTAGTCgaatctcagatgtggatgtgtaaTCCCTTTTTATTACGTAGGATATCCTAGAGTTACCTGGATCAAGCTatcacagctctccccttcctttgtctggctcttCGGTCTTGCACCCCTGGTCTTATCcgctagggggggggggggtgggtgggggggggggggggggttttctcTAGGTCACACgggttgatgtgtttgtgtgcctatTTCGTTATCTTTTCGTgtggaatgtgactgaaagtttatcACCCTTCAGATCATTTGGGCTGTAAAGGAGGACTGAAACTAGACACAGGACGCGGACCCTAATCATCAATTCTGCTTCTGGCATatttaggagagctggattTTAACGGAATATACCAGAACATCATATGTTATAGAACAGAAgcattgcaaaacaacttaatgcaagaacaacaaacttaatgcatgaccaacatgtcttcatttatgttgaaataatgcttttgccttttagcttaaatgtataatgcaaatcacacgcaatgtttaagcacatataacattatTAATCCCAACACACCAAATGTCTCCACCACAACCCTGGATTCTGCACAGGTGGCCCACTTGTACAATGCTACCTCTCTTTATTTGTCTTCTCAACTCTTTGATTTAGCAAGGCGGTTTGCAACCTCACAACCACGCGTAACGTCAACGTGTGACCAAACTACGCTTTGCATAGTGTTTATTCGCTCTAAACCAGTTGATGGACACGCTTTTACAGTaatttgctttttcttttaatttcttttttgggacattttaaaaGGTTGCTCAAACTTTGCTTGACAAATAAATGGAAACGTGACTGAGATTCTGCTCTTCTGTCAGAATTGGCCGACGCTGAAATCATCGGACCGATTCAAAAAAACGCAAAGACTCGGTTGTTTATAACCGAATTTCGAAGTGAGTCTATGACGTGGTGTCTTGTCGTGTCTTCTGCACGCTCCGCCCGGACCACAGGGAGAGTAGAGAGGTTCCAATACCATTGCTTTTACACCCGTTTGTCACATCTGAAGTTGTGTATCAGCCTATTCTGAGTCTTTGTTTGAATGGCCTGGCTCAATGAATGCCAAAGAACTTTCTATTATTATCTAGTTTGcagaaaaagaatagaaaaagaatATTAAACTACTTTGGAGGAGGTTTTTTCGGGGCTAAATTATGTTGGCTTGGCGCATAATCTCACATACTTGCTGATACCATCCTTTAGATCTTATTacatttgagaaaaagaaagataaagaaattTCGGACAGTGTCAGGAGCAGATTTGTCGTACATATAGCGGAGttcatgtgttaaaaaaatcttaaatataTAATCCTTTCACagtaattgaattgaaatgaaacCAAACACACTTACCCAGGTCGTCCAGGTAGACTGGTTCAAAGTTGCCAATGGGTTCGTTGTGATGGTTGGCGGGAACCGGACGATGGAGGTCAAACGAGTACGACtggacaaacaaataaacaagttAGCGACAACAAAAAAGCTTCGTAAGAGCATCAGCTAACTGTTTCAACCGTGACGTGACACAGTGAAATATGATTGTTGTTGTCTTACCCTGGAGGCTCTCCTGAGAAAGTAGAGGATGACACACAGAACAATGATCAccaggaggatgaagaagaggaacaCGTAACCTAGACACATGGCGAGAGACGGGCAACTCACTTTTATGGTTAATTagaaagatgaataaaaaaacatcttttcgaAATTGATCttatgccttaattaaaaaattaggaaaatgcaacttttaaggacaccaattttctttgtgaagataatgtattgtaaataaataaatgttcttccttaaatacaggggcataagtatacacccccctatgttaatacGGGCTAAGtaatacacccccctatgttaaaatacgggcataagtatacacccccctatgtaaaatcaGGCATAAGTATAACCCCCCCTATTAAAatcagggcataagtatacaccccctatgttaaaatacgggcaataatacaccccctatgtaaatacagggcataagtatacacccccttgttaaaatacaggggcataagtatacacccccatgttaaatac comes from Etheostoma spectabile isolate EspeVRDwgs_2016 chromosome 19, UIUC_Espe_1.0, whole genome shotgun sequence and encodes:
- the LOC116669374 gene encoding mesoderm induction early response protein 1 isoform X1, whose protein sequence is MTQTQKSSDDVNGTRKEEESSTEEQTTPPASETEAVTGGVGVEGTTVSTATDGTSLKPETPGHSGTVGYVFLFFILLVIIVLCVILYFLRRASRSYSFDLHRPVPANHHNEPIGNFEPVYLDDLDRPAPKDEATTNAPSPPPVSNGTTLQSEEAISNGESGTEKAPQNQPDANGLETSPPTGDTSPSLGHVAADDTSSPFSSTNLLFDAIGEEQQNENNNNNPSVSSSEPFVEINLDEPAWCDELLTSSEAPSSVLPFSPFSLSSISSS
- the LOC116669374 gene encoding mesoderm induction early response protein 1 isoform X2; its protein translation is MTQTQKSSDDVNGTRKEEESSTEEQTTPPASETEAVTGGVGVEGTTVSTATDGTSLKPETPGHSGTVGYVFLFFILLVIIVLCVILYFLRRASRSYSFDLHRPVPANHHNEPIGNFEPVYLDDLDRPAPKDEATTNAPSPPPVSNGTTLQSEEAISNGESAPQNQPDANGLETSPPTGDTSPSLGHVAADDTSSPFSSTNLLFDAIGEEQQNENNNNNPSVSSSEPFVEINLDEPAWCDELLTSSEAPSSVLPFSPFSLSSISSS